A window of Nocardiopsis sp. Huas11 genomic DNA:
GCCGCGGGGATGAGCCGGCGAAGCCTGTTCCGCCGGTTCGGCTCGAAGGAGGACATCCTCTTCGCCGAGCACGACGAGCTCTTCACCACCGTGGTCGCCTACCTGGAGGCCTCTCCCGACGAGCCCCTGGAAGCGGTGTGCTCCGCCGCCCGCCTGGTCCTGCAGGGCTACCTGCGCGACCCGGAGGTGACCGTGCCGCGCTACCGCCTGGTGCGCGCCCACCCCCGGCTGCGCGACCGCGAGGTGGCCATGACCGCCCGGTACCAGTCGGCGTTCAGCCGGTTCCTGGCCGACCGCGAGGGCGCCGAGGGCCGTTCGCTGCCCGCCGGGGTGGTCGCGGCCTCGGTCATCGCCGCCCACAACCACGTGCTGCGGTCCTGGCTGCGCGACCCGTCGGAGGACGGGCGGCGGGTGTGGGGCCGCTTCGACAGCGCGATGGACCTGGTCCGCCGTTCGGCGCGCACGGTCCTGGCGGTGGAGGACCACCCGCCCGCGGACCGGGTGGTGGTCGCGGTCTACCCGGGCGGCACCGACCGCGAGGCCCTGCTCCGGCGCATCGGCGCGGCCGTCGAGCAGGACTCCTGACGAGGGCCGGACGCCGCCGGGGGAATGGCCCCCGGCAGTCCCGTCGCCCCCCGTGCCGGGCGTAGGCTGGACGGAGCCCGGATTCGGGCGCGACCAGGACACGAGGCGGGACGGGCAGCGAGGATGAGCGTGGACACGGCGGGCGCGGCGAGGCAGGAGGCCGAGGTCGCTCGGGAGGCGGGGCGTCGGCGGACGTTCGCGGTGATCTCGCACCCGGACGCCGGTAAGTCGACGCTGACCGAGGCCCTGGCGCTGCACGCGGCGGCGATCTCCTCGGCCGGTGCGGTGCACGGCAAGGGCGATCGGCGTGGTGTGACCTCGGACTGGATGGAGATGGAGCAGGACCGGGGGATCTCGATCACCTCGGCCGCTTTGCGCATCGACTATTCCGGCCGGGTGTTGAACCTGGTGGACACCCCGGGCCACGCGGACTTCTCCGAGGACACCTACCGGGTGCTCTCGGCGGTGGACTGCGCGATCATGCTGCTGGACTCGGCCAAGGGCCTGGAGCCGCAGACGCTGAAGCTCTTCGACGTGTGCCGGGCGCGCAGGATGCCGGTGATCACGTTCGTGAACAAGTGGGACCGGCCCGGCCGGGAGCCGTTGGAGCTGTTGGACGAGATCGAGCAGCGGATCGGGTTGCGGCCCACGCCGTTGAACTGGCCGGTGGGCATCGCGGGGGACTTCCGCGGACTCGTCGACCGGAGCTCCGGTGTCTACACGAAGATGACGCGGCAGCCGGGCGGGGCCACCAAGGCCCTGGAGGAGGTCCTGGACGCGGACAAGGCGGCCGAGGTCGAGGGCGCCGAGTGGGTGCAGGCGGCCGAGGAGATCGAGCTGCTGGAGGCGTTGGGCGCGGACTTCGACCACGAGTCGTTCATGGCCGGGGAGTCCTCCCCGGTGCTCTTCGGCGCGGCGCTGCCCAACTTCGGGGTGGGGCAGCTGCTGGAGGCCGTGGTGGGCCTGGCGCCGGCTCCGGCGGCCAAGGCCGACGCCAAGGACGAGCCGCGGCCGGTGGGCGCGCCCTTCTCCGGGCAGGTCTTCAAGATGCAGGCCAACATGGACAAGAACCACCGCGACCGGATGGCGTTCGTGCGGGTCTCGTCGGGGCGCTTCGACCGCGGCATGGTGCTCACGCACGCGGCGACGGGTCGGCCGTTCGCGACCAAGTACTCCCAGGCGGTGTTCGGCTCGGAGCGCTCCACGATCGACACGGCCTTCCCCGGTGACGTGATCGCGCTGGTCAACGCCCAGGCGCTGGCCGTGGGCGACACGCTCTACGACGGCCCGAAGGTGGACTTCCCGCCGATCCCGAGCTTCGCCCCCGAGCACTTCGTGGTGGCGCGGGCCAAGGACGCGGGCAAGTACAAGCAGTTCCAGCGCGGTATCGCGCAGTTGGACGCCGAGGGCGTGGTGCAGGTGCTGATCTCGGACGTGCGCGGTGAGCAGGCGCCGGTCCTGGCGGCGGTGGGCCCGCTGCAGTTCGACGTGGTGCGCCACCGGATGGAGCACGAGTTCCGGGCGCCGGTGGAGACCTCGCCGCTGGACTACTCCGTGGCGCGGCGCACCGACGCCGAGTCCGCCCCGGCGCTGCACGCGCTGTCGGGCGCGGAGGTGCTGCGCCGCCGCAACGACGGCGAGCTGCTGGTGCTGGTGCACAACAAGTGGCGGCTGCGGGTCGTGGAGCGCGAGCACCCGGAGCTGTTCATGGAACCCCTCCTCGCGGGCGGCGTCGCCGAGGGCGAGTGACCACGGGCCGCACGTGCCCCGGACGATCCCGTCCGGGGCACGTCGTGTGTCCGGGGGCGTCGACTGTGATCCGCCCCACCGGCGACCATTCCGCTCGGCTGTTCACACTGTTTACCGCGGGTGAAAACCGATGACGCTTTGTCGATGCCCGCCGGTCCGTCCCGCGCAATGAGTCCAGGGTTCGGGCTTCCCGGTATCCGTGTGGTCGAAAAAGTCTCACGGTGCGGTCGGGGCCGGTGTGAAATCGCGTGGCGGGGGCACAGAGAGTGGACATCTTCGGGTGCTCGGCCGTGGGGGCGGTGGGGCGCACGGGGTGCGGGGAGCGGGCGTGGAGGCCAAGATCACCGCCTTCGGGGCACCCCGTGCCAGCTGCCGTGATCTGGGCGAAGGTACCCTGTGAGAAGGCCACTAGAGCTCGCTCGAACACCTGACCGCACCGCCGGATGCCCGGGTCTGTCCGGATCTGTGAAAGGGCGTCCGCGGACGACGGGTTCGGGGTGGGGAGATGTGCTCAGGGGACCGGTACAGGAGGCGGCGGAGTCATCGGGTGACCCCCGGTGCCGTCCGTGAAGTCTCAGGGTGATCACGGTGTAATCGACGGCTGGCAAAGATTGTAAATCTTCACTGTGTGGTAATTATCCGCGCGTCTGGGTATGTGTTGCATGTCACCTGTTCGCGAATCGGTGGAACTTATATGATTTTGCTTAACCGTTGTTTAACAAAACAGAACAATAACGAGTGAATCAAGAACGTGGCGGCGGACCGTCCCGCGTCTGACGCACCTCACGTATCCCCCGCCTGGAAAGGTTGACCTCGGGCATGAGCGAAGACGACAAAGAGCGCACGGTGGAGCTCCACTACGACGGCGGCGTACTGAAGCTGCCGGTGTTCACCGGTACCGAGGGTGAACGCACCATCGAGCTGAAGGCACTGCTGGGCTCGACCGGGATGACCACCCTGGACCCCGGGTTCGGCAACACCGCTTCGTGTAGCTCGAAGATCACCTACATCGACGGTGCGGCCGGGATCCTGCGCTACCGCGGGTACCCCATCGAGGACCTCGCCGTGGGCGCGACCTTCCTCGAGGTCGCCTACCTGGTGATCTACGGCGAGCTTCCGGAGCCCGCCCAGCTCAAGGAGTTCTCCGACAAGCTGCGCGAGAACGCGGGCATCCCGGACGACATGGGTGCCCTCATCGACGCGATGCCCCGCAACGGGCACCCGATGGCCCTGATGGCCAGCGCCGTCAACACCCTGGCCGCCTACTACGACGACAGCGTCGACCCGTCCGACGAGGCGCAGGTCGAGCTCGCCACGATCCGGCTGATGGCCAAGCTGCCGACGATCGCTTCGCGCATCTACCGCAACTCCATCGGTGAGAAGCCGATCAACCCGGACGAGTCCCTCGACTACGTCGAGAACTTCATCAAGATGACGTTCGGCGACGGCGCCCCCGAGGGCGAGCTGGGCGAGCTGTTCAACAAGGCCGTCGGCATGCTGCTGGTCCTGCACGCGGACCACGAGCTGAACTGCTCCACCGCCACCGTGCGCGTCGTCGGCTCCTCGCAGGCCGACATCTACGCCAGCGTCGCCTCCGGCATCAACGCCCTGTCCGGCCCGTCGCACGGCGGCGCCAACCAGGCCGTGCTGGAGATGCTGGAGGAGATCCGCGACTCCGGCATCAGCATCGACGACTTCCTGGAGCGGGTGAAGGCCCGCGAGATGCGCCTGATGGGCTTCGGCCACCGCGTCTACAAGAACTTCGACCCGCGCAGCAAGGAGATCAAGGTTCTGGCCAGCCAGATCCTTGACCGGGACGACAACCCCGACGAGCTGTTCAAGCTGGCCCTGAAGCTGGAGGCCGCGGCGCTCGCCGACTCCTACTTCACCGACCGCAAGCTGTACCCGAACGTCGACTTCTACACCGGCGTCATCTACCGCACCATGGGCTTCCCGACCAACATGTTCACCGTGTTGTTCGCCATCGGCCGCCTGCCCGGCTGGGTCGCCCACTACCGCGAGCAGCTGACCGACCCGGCCTTCCGGATCGCGCGCCCGCGGCAGCACTACATCGGTGCCGCCGAGCGCCGTTACCCCGGCCAGGGCTGACATACCGCCCTTCGGCCGTGACCGTGCCGCCCGTCCGCGTCCCCGACGCGGGCGGGCGCGCTGCGTTCCCGGGCTCCGCGCTCGATCCCCGGCCCGACATATCCGTACTCGTGCAGAACCGGGCCTTTCCGCGCCCTTTGCCTACACAGAGTCGCTAGTGTGCGACCGTGAGGGAAACTGGCAGTGCGCGTCCCCGTGACGGGGCGGGACGGCGAGGGCGAGCGGAGGCGACGATGGTCCGGTATGCGTTGGCCGGCGACATGCTCGGGGAGCTGAGCCGGAACTGGTGGCTGGTGCTCCTGCGGGGCATCGCCGCGATCGTCTTCGGTGTGCTGGCCCTGATCTGGCCCGGCCTGACACTCGTCGTCCTGGCGGTCGTGTTCGGTCTCTACGCGATCGTCGACGCGGGGGCCCTGGCCTACGCCGCCTACCGCTCCGCGCCGGGCAGCCGGGCGGGCCTGGTCGTCCAGGCGATCGTGAGCGCCCTGATGGGCCTCATCGCGCTGATCTGGCCGACGGTGGCGGTCGTGGCCCTGGTCTTCGTGATCGGGGTGTGGGCGATCCTGACCGGCGTGGCGGAGATCGTCGCCGCCGTGCGGCTGCGGGCGCACATCACGTCCGAGTGGCTGCTGATCTTCGTCGGCGCCCTGTCCATCGTGTTCGGCCTGCTGCTGTGGTTCTGGCCGCTGGAGGGCGCGCAGGCCATCGTCTTCGTCGTCGGGATCTACGCCATCATCTTCGGTGCCGTGCTGGCCGTCGCGGGATTCCGGCTCCGGGGCGCGGCCGACGCCTTCGCCCCGCCGGGCGAGCGCGGCCACCAGGGAGCGCGGCCGGACGCGCCCATGGAGGACTACGCGGGCGGTGAGGACTTCGGCGGCGACGAGGGCCGCCTGCCGCCCGACACGGGGGACGGCTCGGGGGGACGCCACCGCGCGGGCTGGGACGAGGAGCCGCCGGAGCCCCCGGAGGCGCCCGGCCGCATCTGACCCGGCCGCCGGCCCCGCCGTTGCACCGCCCGCCGTTGCACCGCCCGCGGTTCCGCGGCCCCGCCGTCCTGCCCCGCGGCGGCGGCCGGTCGGTTCACCGCTCGCTGACGAGCAGCGACCCGAGGTGGTCGCTCTGGCCGCCGGGAACGATCAGCGCGGCCTTCTCCTCCTGCCAGGCGAGGAAGTGCGGCGTGCGCCGGTGCGCCGCCAGCGCCTCCTGGTCGGCGAACACCTCGTAGACCCAGAACAGGTCCGGGTCCGCCGTGTCGGCGGCCACGTCGAAGCGCAGGCAGCCCGGCTCGTCCCGGACCGACGCCACGGCGTTGCGGGAGATCCCGGTGAGGAAGTCGGCCCGTCGGCCGGGCAGGACCCGGACCGA
This region includes:
- a CDS encoding TetR/AcrR family transcriptional regulator, with product MGNGAQERSAARNGSPRAATREVVLAAVRLFTEDGFESTTMEGIATAAGMSRRSLFRRFGSKEDILFAEHDELFTTVVAYLEASPDEPLEAVCSAARLVLQGYLRDPEVTVPRYRLVRAHPRLRDREVAMTARYQSAFSRFLADREGAEGRSLPAGVVAASVIAAHNHVLRSWLRDPSEDGRRVWGRFDSAMDLVRRSARTVLAVEDHPPADRVVVAVYPGGTDREALLRRIGAAVEQDS
- a CDS encoding peptide chain release factor 3; this translates as MSVDTAGAARQEAEVAREAGRRRTFAVISHPDAGKSTLTEALALHAAAISSAGAVHGKGDRRGVTSDWMEMEQDRGISITSAALRIDYSGRVLNLVDTPGHADFSEDTYRVLSAVDCAIMLLDSAKGLEPQTLKLFDVCRARRMPVITFVNKWDRPGREPLELLDEIEQRIGLRPTPLNWPVGIAGDFRGLVDRSSGVYTKMTRQPGGATKALEEVLDADKAAEVEGAEWVQAAEEIELLEALGADFDHESFMAGESSPVLFGAALPNFGVGQLLEAVVGLAPAPAAKADAKDEPRPVGAPFSGQVFKMQANMDKNHRDRMAFVRVSSGRFDRGMVLTHAATGRPFATKYSQAVFGSERSTIDTAFPGDVIALVNAQALAVGDTLYDGPKVDFPPIPSFAPEHFVVARAKDAGKYKQFQRGIAQLDAEGVVQVLISDVRGEQAPVLAAVGPLQFDVVRHRMEHEFRAPVETSPLDYSVARRTDAESAPALHALSGAEVLRRRNDGELLVLVHNKWRLRVVEREHPELFMEPLLAGGVAEGE
- a CDS encoding citrate synthase, with product MSEDDKERTVELHYDGGVLKLPVFTGTEGERTIELKALLGSTGMTTLDPGFGNTASCSSKITYIDGAAGILRYRGYPIEDLAVGATFLEVAYLVIYGELPEPAQLKEFSDKLRENAGIPDDMGALIDAMPRNGHPMALMASAVNTLAAYYDDSVDPSDEAQVELATIRLMAKLPTIASRIYRNSIGEKPINPDESLDYVENFIKMTFGDGAPEGELGELFNKAVGMLLVLHADHELNCSTATVRVVGSSQADIYASVASGINALSGPSHGGANQAVLEMLEEIRDSGISIDDFLERVKAREMRLMGFGHRVYKNFDPRSKEIKVLASQILDRDDNPDELFKLALKLEAAALADSYFTDRKLYPNVDFYTGVIYRTMGFPTNMFTVLFAIGRLPGWVAHYREQLTDPAFRIARPRQHYIGAAERRYPGQG
- a CDS encoding HdeD family acid-resistance protein, with protein sequence MVRYALAGDMLGELSRNWWLVLLRGIAAIVFGVLALIWPGLTLVVLAVVFGLYAIVDAGALAYAAYRSAPGSRAGLVVQAIVSALMGLIALIWPTVAVVALVFVIGVWAILTGVAEIVAAVRLRAHITSEWLLIFVGALSIVFGLLLWFWPLEGAQAIVFVVGIYAIIFGAVLAVAGFRLRGAADAFAPPGERGHQGARPDAPMEDYAGGEDFGGDEGRLPPDTGDGSGGRHRAGWDEEPPEPPEAPGRI
- a CDS encoding putative quinol monooxygenase is translated as MPDHSVSLVVSVRVLPGRRADFLTGISRNAVASVRDEPGCLRFDVAADTADPDLFWVYEVFADQEALAAHRRTPHFLAWQEEKAALIVPGGQSDHLGSLLVSER